In Candidatus Sulfotelmatobacter sp., the genomic stretch CGAGTCCGCGCTGGTGCGCGTGACGCGCCGCGAGTTCGAGCGCGCCGTGCGGCTGCCGTCGGAGTTTGTTTCGGAGATGCAGAACCATTTTTCGCACGCCTATCAGGTCTGGACCGGCGCGCGCCCGGCCAACGATTTCTCGCGTGTGCGCGATATCCTCGAGAAGACCCTCGAACTCTCGCGCCGCTTTTCGGGCTACTTCCCGGGCAGCGAGAACATCGCCGACCCGCTCATCGATCTGGCCGACCCGGGCATGAAGGCCTCGAGCGTGCGCGCCGTGTTCGCGCAGCTTCGCGAGCAGCTGGTGCCGCTGGTCAAGGCCATCACTTCACGGCCGCTGGCCGACGACTCGTGCCTCAAGCAGCACGCACCCGAGGCCGAGCAGCTCGCGTTCGGTCTCGAGGTGATCCGCGCCTTCGGCTACGACTTCGAGCGCGGCCGACAGGACAAGACCCACCATCCGTTCATGACCAAGTTCTCGCTCGGCGACATCCGCATCACCACGCGCGTGCGCGAGGACGACGTGACCGACGCGCTGTTCAGCACGCTCCACGAGTCGGGCCACGCCATGTACGAGCAGGGCATCGATCGCAAGTACGAGGGGACGCCGCTGGCCGACGGGGCATCGGCCGGCGTGCACGAGAGCCAGTCGCGCCTGTGGGAGAACCTGGTGGGCCGGAGCCGCGGCTTCTGGGAGTATTTCTATCCGCGGCTGCAGCAGGTGTTCCCCACCCAGCTCCGCTCGGTGCCGCTCGATACCTTCTATCGCGCGATCAACAAGGTGCAACCCTCGCTCATTCGCACCGACGCCGACGAGGTCACCTACAACCTGCACGTCATGCTGCGTTTCGATTGCGAGCTGGATCTGCTCGAAGGCCGGCTCGCGGTGAAGGATCTGCCCGAAGCCTGGCGCGCGCGGATCAAGTCCGACCTCGGCATCGTGGTGCCCGACGACAAGGACGGCGTGCTCCAGGACGTCCACTGGTTTTCGGGGCCGATCGGAGGTCAGTTCCAAGGCTACACGCTCGGCAACATCCTGAGCGCGCAGTTCTTCGAGACCGCCTGCCAGGCGCAGCCCGGCATTCCGGGCGAGATCGCGCGGGGCCGATTCGGTGCGCTGCACGACTGGCTGCGGGACAAGGTCTATCGGCCGGGCGCCAAGTTCGAACCCGAAGTGTTGGTCAAGAACGTGACCGGCAAGCCGGTCGGGATCGAGCCCTATCTGCGCTACCTCTGGGGCAAGTATGGCCCGCTCTACGGCGTCGAGGCTCCCGGAGCCGCGCTGGGCGCTTTGC encodes the following:
- a CDS encoding carboxypeptidase M32, whose amino-acid sequence is MRERLDALKTRLMDIFDLNMAASLLRWDQTTYMPPGGAEARGRQLALLTRLAHERLTDPEIGRLLDALQKEVASLPPDSDESALVRVTRREFERAVRLPSEFVSEMQNHFSHAYQVWTGARPANDFSRVRDILEKTLELSRRFSGYFPGSENIADPLIDLADPGMKASSVRAVFAQLREQLVPLVKAITSRPLADDSCLKQHAPEAEQLAFGLEVIRAFGYDFERGRQDKTHHPFMTKFSLGDIRITTRVREDDVTDALFSTLHESGHAMYEQGIDRKYEGTPLADGASAGVHESQSRLWENLVGRSRGFWEYFYPRLQQVFPTQLRSVPLDTFYRAINKVQPSLIRTDADEVTYNLHVMLRFDCELDLLEGRLAVKDLPEAWRARIKSDLGIVVPDDKDGVLQDVHWFSGPIGGQFQGYTLGNILSAQFFETACQAQPGIPGEIARGRFGALHDWLRDKVYRPGAKFEPEVLVKNVTGKPVGIEPYLRYLWGKYGPLYGVEAPGAALGALR